One part of the Microbacterium aurugineum genome encodes these proteins:
- a CDS encoding helix-turn-helix domain-containing protein, producing MANGGPVCGPISSYSRVQILHLLFEAGSSQTRAAVSIAELCEATGLHANTVREHLQRLIEGGYVIPTIEHRTTRGRPRTLYSAATGAPGASSPVARDKAKAAARRGDLMRSMLPDSAPDLGREATYQLDALVEHLEESGFEPVVDDRRLTVDLSPCPHAAGRSEDRPMLCRVHLELMQSVLNEAGGPLEAECVRDAVLASDCTVQLRDSTRQRQHRTGVVHGMA from the coding sequence ATGGCCAACGGCGGGCCCGTCTGCGGGCCGATCTCGAGCTACTCCCGGGTGCAGATCCTGCACTTGCTCTTCGAAGCGGGAAGTTCGCAGACCCGAGCCGCCGTATCGATCGCGGAGCTGTGCGAGGCGACCGGACTCCACGCGAACACGGTCCGTGAGCACCTGCAGCGCCTGATCGAAGGCGGGTACGTGATCCCGACGATCGAGCACCGCACCACGCGGGGGCGTCCGCGCACGCTGTACAGCGCGGCCACCGGAGCCCCGGGCGCCTCCAGCCCGGTCGCGCGTGACAAGGCCAAGGCGGCTGCTCGTCGGGGCGACCTGATGCGCAGCATGCTGCCGGATTCGGCGCCCGACCTCGGCCGTGAAGCCACCTATCAGCTCGACGCGCTCGTGGAGCACCTGGAGGAGAGCGGCTTCGAGCCCGTGGTCGACGACCGCCGGCTCACGGTCGACCTCAGCCCGTGCCCGCACGCGGCGGGCCGTTCCGAAGACCGCCCGATGCTCTGCCGTGTGCACCTCGAGCTCATGCAGAGCGTGTTGAACGAGGCCGGTGGACCCCTCGAAGCCGAGTGCGTCCGCGATGCGGTCCTCGCATCGGACTGCACCGTCCAGCTGCGTGACAGCACGAGGCAGCGGCAGCACAGAACAGGAGTCGTGCATGGAATGGCTTGA
- a CDS encoding cytochrome ubiquinol oxidase subunit I encodes MEWLDPLALARWQFGLTTVYHYLFVPLTIGMALVAAIFQTAWVRTGKVQYLHLTRFFGKIFLINFAMGVVTGIVQEFQFGMNWSDYSRFVGDVFGAPLAFEGLLAFFFEATFIGLWIFGWDKLPQKLHLATIWCVSIGSILSAYFIIAANAFMQNPVGYTFNPETNRAELTDFWALLTNPVALAAFPHTIFGALMFAAGVVISVSAWHLARGQHFDTMRISLKFGLWAMIVSTAGVVLTGDQLGLAMYAAQPMKMAAAEATFNTVCGPDASFSLFTLGTPDGSSELFSIRVPYLLSLLSTHTLDACVHGINDLNAEYAQTYAATGLTDFAPILWVTYWAFRWMIGLGMAAALVAVAGLWLTRKGAKKPPAPWMWKLAIWSFPLALVANIMGWVFTEMGRQPWIVFGLMTTQDGVSPGVSGLEVLISLIAFTAIYAALAVVEVRLIVKAAQKGPDTEEQPHDETAQLPSVVY; translated from the coding sequence ATGGAATGGCTTGATCCGCTCGCGCTCGCCCGATGGCAATTCGGGTTGACCACGGTCTATCACTACCTCTTCGTCCCCCTGACGATCGGCATGGCGCTGGTCGCCGCGATCTTCCAGACCGCGTGGGTGCGCACCGGCAAGGTCCAGTACCTGCACCTGACCCGCTTCTTCGGCAAGATCTTCCTCATCAACTTCGCGATGGGCGTCGTCACCGGCATCGTGCAGGAGTTCCAGTTCGGCATGAACTGGTCGGACTACTCCCGCTTCGTCGGCGACGTGTTCGGTGCTCCGCTCGCCTTCGAGGGCCTGCTGGCGTTCTTCTTCGAGGCGACCTTCATCGGTCTCTGGATCTTCGGCTGGGACAAGCTCCCGCAGAAGCTGCACCTGGCCACCATCTGGTGCGTGTCGATCGGCAGCATCCTGTCGGCGTACTTCATCATCGCGGCCAACGCGTTCATGCAGAACCCGGTCGGCTACACGTTCAACCCCGAGACCAACCGAGCCGAGCTCACCGACTTCTGGGCGCTGCTGACCAACCCGGTCGCGCTGGCCGCGTTCCCGCACACGATCTTCGGCGCGCTGATGTTCGCGGCCGGTGTCGTGATCTCTGTCTCCGCCTGGCACCTCGCTCGCGGACAGCACTTCGACACCATGCGGATCTCGCTGAAGTTCGGACTGTGGGCGATGATCGTCTCGACCGCGGGTGTCGTGCTCACGGGTGACCAGCTCGGCCTGGCGATGTACGCCGCGCAACCCATGAAGATGGCAGCGGCTGAAGCGACCTTCAACACGGTGTGCGGACCGGACGCGTCCTTCAGCCTGTTCACCCTCGGCACCCCGGACGGCAGTTCCGAACTGTTCTCGATCCGCGTCCCCTACCTGCTGTCCCTGCTGTCGACGCACACGCTCGACGCGTGTGTTCACGGCATCAACGACCTGAACGCCGAGTACGCCCAGACCTACGCCGCCACCGGTCTGACGGACTTCGCCCCGATCCTGTGGGTCACCTACTGGGCGTTCCGCTGGATGATCGGCCTGGGCATGGCCGCCGCGCTCGTGGCCGTCGCCGGCCTGTGGCTCACCCGCAAGGGCGCCAAGAAGCCCCCGGCACCGTGGATGTGGAAGCTCGCGATCTGGTCGTTCCCGCTCGCCCTCGTCGCCAACATCATGGGATGGGTCTTCACGGAGATGGGCCGACAGCCCTGGATCGTGTTCGGGCTGATGACCACGCAGGACGGCGTCTCGCCGGGCGTCAGCGGACTCGAGGTGCTGATATCGCTCATCGCGTTCACCGCGATCTACGCGGCCCTCGCCGTGGTCGAGGTCCGACTCATCGTCAAGGCCGCGCAGAAGGGCCCGGACACCGAAGAACAACCGCATGACGAGACGGCCCAGCTGCCGTCGGTCGTCTACTGA
- the cydB gene encoding cytochrome d ubiquinol oxidase subunit II: protein MDLATLWFFIVAFFFVGYFVLDGFDFGVGMSLPFLGKNDVSRRQVINTIGPVWDLNETWVIVAGAVLFASFPEWYATLFSGFYLPLLLILLALILRGVSFEYRHQRDSVKWKAGFDRMIVIGSAVPALLWGVAFGNIVQGVAIDENHIYVGGFFSLLNPYALLVGVTTLLLFFLHGVLFVALKTDGQVHEDAQKLAKKAALPTILVAAGTVIWTVAIAMGREAPLLWLVIGTGVLAAVSLIAAVGFSLVRRDGWAFFSGMLTVMFAVVMLFSALFPFVMPSTIDPAYSLTIANASSTPYTLQIMSWTALVAMPLVLAYQAWTYWVFRKRITRKSIEGAPAHA from the coding sequence ATGGATCTCGCAACACTCTGGTTCTTCATCGTCGCGTTCTTCTTCGTGGGCTACTTCGTGCTCGACGGGTTCGACTTCGGCGTCGGCATGTCGCTGCCATTCCTCGGCAAGAACGATGTCTCGCGCCGTCAGGTCATCAACACGATCGGTCCGGTCTGGGACCTCAACGAGACGTGGGTCATCGTCGCCGGTGCCGTGCTGTTCGCGTCGTTCCCCGAGTGGTACGCCACCCTGTTCAGCGGTTTCTACCTGCCGCTGCTGCTGATCCTGCTGGCGCTGATCCTGCGCGGGGTGTCCTTCGAGTACCGGCACCAGCGCGACAGCGTGAAGTGGAAGGCCGGATTCGACCGGATGATCGTGATCGGGTCCGCCGTTCCCGCTCTGCTCTGGGGCGTCGCCTTCGGCAACATCGTGCAGGGGGTGGCGATCGATGAGAACCACATCTACGTCGGCGGCTTCTTCTCGCTGCTGAACCCGTACGCGCTGCTGGTCGGCGTCACCACGTTGCTGCTGTTCTTCCTGCACGGTGTGCTGTTCGTCGCTCTCAAGACCGATGGACAGGTGCACGAGGATGCGCAGAAGCTGGCGAAGAAGGCTGCTCTTCCGACGATCCTCGTCGCGGCCGGAACGGTGATCTGGACGGTGGCGATCGCGATGGGCCGCGAGGCTCCGCTGCTCTGGCTCGTCATCGGCACCGGGGTGCTCGCGGCGGTCAGCCTGATCGCGGCCGTCGGGTTCTCGCTCGTCCGACGTGACGGGTGGGCCTTCTTCTCCGGGATGCTCACGGTGATGTTCGCCGTGGTCATGCTCTTCTCGGCGCTGTTCCCGTTCGTGATGCCCTCGACGATCGACCCGGCGTACAGCCTGACGATCGCGAACGCATCCAGCACCCCGTACACGCTGCAGATCATGAGCTGGACGGCCCTGGTCGCGATGCCGCTCGTGCTCGCATACCAGGCCTGGACGTACTGGGTCTTCCGCAAGCGCATCACCCGGAAGTCCATCGAGGGGGCACCGGCGCACGCGTGA
- the cydD gene encoding thiol reductant ABC exporter subunit CydD yields the protein MKPVDPRLLRYAGAARGFLAASALIGVVQTAVVIVFAWLLTDAVTGAIAGRDVTASLLWLLVTALLRGVLIAASDAAGTRAAAKTGMQLRSALIAAVGRLGPGWLAQRNQTELAVTAGHGLEALDAYFARYIPQLVLTVIATPVLVAVMWWQDWPSGLTALITLPLIPLFLILIGMATRTVQKRQWQTLQRLAARFADTVQGLSTLRLFGRDRRAADRIEVTADEYRRETMKVLRFSFLSGFAMELLASIAVALIAVSVGFRLLSGDLTLEVGLFVLLLAPEAFLPIRQVGVQFHAAAEGVAATEDVFEVLDAARTGARMQELPTDAGRIAVEASDIRPSVLQVDRLEGAALVVEGVQVRDLPPVSFTATPGTITLIEGPSGSGKSSLLAALRGAADYEGTAVFAGQSLRGLAPAGWLAWAGQAPGLMRGTVADNVALGDPAPDADRVRAALDEARAESIDAALELGVQGSGLSGGQAQRVAVARALYRQQTDPGRVLALDEPSSALDPETEERLWQSLRARADAGATILLVSHRRSARRIADQVVALGVDA from the coding sequence GTGAAACCCGTCGATCCGAGACTGCTGCGCTACGCGGGTGCCGCGAGGGGATTCCTCGCGGCATCCGCGTTGATCGGCGTGGTCCAGACGGCGGTCGTGATCGTGTTCGCCTGGCTGCTGACGGATGCGGTGACCGGGGCGATCGCCGGGCGCGACGTGACGGCGTCCCTGCTCTGGCTGCTGGTCACGGCACTGCTTCGCGGTGTGCTCATCGCCGCGTCCGATGCGGCGGGCACCCGTGCTGCGGCCAAGACCGGCATGCAGCTGCGGTCCGCGTTGATCGCGGCGGTGGGACGGCTCGGGCCGGGGTGGCTGGCGCAGCGGAACCAGACCGAACTCGCGGTGACCGCCGGACATGGTCTGGAAGCGCTGGACGCCTACTTCGCGCGCTACATCCCGCAGCTCGTGCTGACCGTCATCGCGACGCCCGTGCTGGTCGCGGTGATGTGGTGGCAGGACTGGCCGAGCGGTCTCACCGCTCTCATCACGCTGCCGCTGATCCCGCTGTTCCTCATCCTGATCGGGATGGCGACGCGCACGGTGCAGAAGCGGCAGTGGCAGACGTTGCAGCGGCTCGCGGCCCGGTTCGCCGACACGGTGCAGGGACTCTCGACGCTGCGGCTCTTCGGGCGCGACCGACGCGCGGCGGACCGCATCGAGGTCACGGCAGACGAGTACCGGCGCGAGACCATGAAGGTGCTGCGGTTCTCGTTCCTGTCCGGGTTCGCGATGGAGCTGCTGGCCTCGATCGCGGTCGCCCTGATCGCCGTGTCGGTCGGGTTCCGGCTGTTGTCGGGGGACCTCACGCTCGAGGTGGGGCTATTCGTGCTGCTGCTCGCGCCCGAGGCGTTCCTGCCGATCCGACAGGTGGGGGTGCAGTTCCACGCCGCGGCCGAGGGCGTCGCCGCGACCGAGGACGTGTTCGAGGTGCTCGATGCGGCGCGGACAGGTGCACGGATGCAGGAGCTTCCGACGGATGCCGGACGAATCGCCGTCGAAGCTTCCGACATCCGTCCATCCGTCCTGCAGGTGGACCGACTGGAAGGCGCGGCGCTCGTGGTCGAGGGGGTGCAGGTGCGCGATCTGCCCCCGGTGTCCTTCACCGCGACGCCGGGGACGATCACGCTGATCGAGGGGCCCAGTGGCTCGGGCAAGTCGTCGCTTCTCGCGGCGCTGCGGGGCGCTGCCGACTATGAGGGGACGGCCGTGTTCGCCGGGCAGAGTCTTCGCGGGCTCGCTCCGGCCGGGTGGCTGGCCTGGGCAGGGCAAGCACCGGGGCTGATGCGCGGCACGGTCGCAGACAACGTCGCCCTCGGAGACCCGGCACCGGATGCCGACCGCGTCCGTGCAGCACTGGATGAGGCACGCGCCGAGAGCATCGACGCGGCACTCGAACTCGGTGTGCAGGGAAGTGGGCTCTCGGGCGGTCAGGCGCAGCGGGTGGCCGTGGCGCGCGCGCTGTACCGGCAGCAGACCGATCCCGGACGTGTGCTCGCCCTGGACGAGCCCTCGAGCGCGCTGGACCCGGAGACCGAGGAACGGTTGTGGCAGTCGTTGCGCGCGCGGGCGGATGCCGGAGCGACGATCCTGCTCGTGTCGCACCGGCGGTCGGCGCGCCGCATCGCGGATCAGGTCGTGGCGCTGGGGGTGGACGCATGA
- the cydC gene encoding thiol reductant ABC exporter subunit CydC has translation MTGLTRGQRVRSILRLAQPSVGRFVPGLIWGVLSAAAAVSLLAVSGWLIVSASIVDSLVPLSIAVVGVRFFAVSRAVTRYLERLSGHDAALRQLASTRADMVRRLIPLSPAGLGSTDRGQVLTALVDDVENLQNLPLRVVQPLGVAALVAVGAVGFIAFVSPPAALTLAVCLLVAAAVAIGLGWVFGSRAEALVSARRAELSAALVDYFASLDVLLAYGAEEQARARITAADGELRRLVSRASLAQAVAAGVVSAVAGAASVWALAAAAPGLVDGAIDGPWLAVAVLVPMVVFEIFGAVPIAAASWRSVRSSAERIVDVLPDRMPQELRSDAGEDVEVDGTPVVRMRDVRASWPGGTPALSGVDLDLRPGERVLVTGSSGAGKSSLAAALVGFLRVEGEYRIGDRDASELSGPTLRRVIGLCEQSPQLFDEDIRQNLLFARDTADDEELFAVLDRVGLAEWARERGGLDARVGDRGALVSGGQAQRIALARALLRGFPVLVLDEPTAGVDPEASDALLRDLLAAAGSQSVLLISHVVPPAGTVDRVVRLDGGRTL, from the coding sequence ATGACCGGACTGACGCGCGGACAGCGGGTTCGCAGCATCCTCCGGCTCGCGCAGCCGTCGGTCGGACGCTTCGTGCCCGGTCTCATCTGGGGTGTGCTGTCCGCGGCGGCCGCCGTGAGCTTGCTCGCGGTCAGTGGCTGGCTGATCGTGAGCGCCTCGATCGTCGACTCGCTGGTTCCGCTGTCGATCGCCGTGGTCGGCGTCCGGTTCTTCGCTGTGTCGCGCGCCGTCACCCGCTACCTCGAACGTCTGAGCGGGCATGATGCGGCACTGCGTCAGCTCGCCTCCACACGCGCCGACATGGTGCGTCGACTGATCCCGCTCTCGCCGGCCGGACTCGGCTCGACCGACCGCGGTCAAGTGCTCACGGCCCTCGTCGACGACGTCGAGAACCTGCAGAACCTCCCGCTGCGGGTGGTACAGCCGCTGGGGGTCGCTGCGCTCGTCGCGGTGGGTGCCGTCGGTTTCATCGCGTTCGTCTCGCCGCCCGCCGCCCTCACCCTCGCCGTCTGCCTGCTGGTCGCCGCGGCCGTGGCGATCGGACTCGGCTGGGTGTTCGGCTCCCGCGCCGAAGCACTCGTGTCCGCGCGTCGGGCTGAGCTCTCGGCGGCGCTGGTCGATTACTTCGCGAGCCTCGATGTCCTCCTCGCGTATGGGGCGGAGGAGCAGGCGCGGGCACGGATCACCGCCGCCGACGGGGAGCTGCGTCGGCTCGTCTCCCGCGCATCGCTGGCGCAGGCCGTCGCTGCCGGGGTGGTCTCCGCGGTCGCCGGAGCGGCGTCGGTGTGGGCGCTCGCCGCCGCGGCGCCCGGCCTCGTCGACGGGGCGATCGACGGGCCGTGGTTGGCCGTGGCGGTGCTGGTGCCGATGGTGGTGTTCGAGATCTTCGGCGCCGTGCCGATCGCTGCGGCGTCGTGGCGGAGTGTCCGATCGAGTGCGGAGCGCATCGTCGACGTGCTGCCCGACCGGATGCCGCAGGAGCTGCGTTCCGACGCGGGTGAAGACGTCGAGGTCGACGGCACGCCGGTGGTGCGGATGCGCGACGTGCGTGCGTCCTGGCCGGGGGGAACCCCGGCGCTCTCCGGCGTCGACCTCGATCTCCGACCCGGTGAGCGGGTGCTGGTGACGGGATCGAGCGGGGCCGGGAAGAGCTCGTTGGCCGCGGCCCTCGTCGGTTTCCTCCGCGTGGAGGGCGAGTACCGGATCGGGGACCGCGACGCGTCGGAGTTGTCCGGTCCGACCCTGCGCCGGGTCATCGGCCTGTGCGAGCAGAGCCCGCAGCTGTTCGACGAGGACATCCGTCAGAACCTGCTCTTCGCGCGTGACACCGCGGATGATGAGGAACTCTTCGCCGTGCTCGACCGGGTGGGGCTCGCGGAGTGGGCGCGGGAGCGCGGTGGTCTCGATGCGCGGGTCGGCGACCGTGGCGCACTCGTGTCCGGCGGGCAGGCGCAGCGGATCGCGCTCGCCCGGGCCCTGTTGCGCGGCTTCCCGGTGCTGGTGCTCGACGAGCCGACGGCCGGGGTCGACCCCGAGGCGTCCGATGCGCTGCTGCGTGATCTGCTGGCGGCTGCGGGGTCGCAGTCCGTGCTGCTGATCTCGCACGTGGTGCCGCCTGCGGGCACCGTCGACCGCGTGGTGCGACTCGACGGCGGACGCACGCTCTAA
- a CDS encoding NAD(P)H-binding protein, producing the protein MSLTGVDAVVFAAAGDPIRVDRDGALNVIEAAKQASDPRFVLVSGPTTRAQRIMSWFLLRYRSEPSECDEGPASQCFQGIRGLRGGGDGGI; encoded by the coding sequence TTGAGCCTGACCGGCGTCGACGCCGTGGTCTTCGCTGCCGCGGGAGATCCGATCCGCGTGGATCGAGACGGCGCCCTGAACGTGATCGAAGCCGCCAAGCAGGCAAGCGACCCACGGTTCGTCCTGGTCTCTGGGCCGACGACCCGGGCCCAACGGATCATGAGCTGGTTTCTGCTGCGTTACCGCAGCGAGCCCTCCGAGTGTGACGAAGGCCCCGCTTCCCAGTGTTTCCAAGGGATTCGGGGCCTTCGCGGTGGCGGTGACGGTGGGATTTGA
- a CDS encoding SDR family NAD(P)-dependent oxidoreductase — translation MDRPEIAIVTGAGRGLGQATALALAENGYRVVVATRSAASADAVVSRIGEAGGEALPLQLDIGDPRSIGSATTTLLAAVAAKWPASPLSVLVNNAGIGHFAPLGEVSAADFDDTFAVNVRGPFLLIQALAPHLAEGGRVVTLSSSLSRHVSPATAVYAASKAAVEALSRSLALELGRRGIRINTIAPGPTATDFNGGAMRDDAELRAGLSQQTALGKVGEPAEIADAVVTLVAPGMRWVTGERLEVSGGVLL, via the coding sequence ATGGATCGTCCAGAGATCGCCATCGTGACCGGTGCAGGCCGAGGACTGGGGCAAGCGACCGCGCTGGCCCTCGCCGAGAACGGATATCGCGTCGTCGTGGCGACCCGCTCCGCCGCGTCGGCTGACGCCGTCGTGAGCCGTATCGGAGAAGCCGGCGGCGAGGCGCTGCCGCTCCAGTTGGACATCGGGGACCCGCGGTCCATCGGCTCCGCGACGACGACGCTTCTCGCCGCGGTCGCCGCGAAGTGGCCGGCGTCTCCCCTCTCGGTGCTCGTCAACAACGCGGGGATCGGGCACTTCGCCCCTCTGGGCGAGGTGAGCGCCGCCGACTTCGACGACACGTTCGCCGTCAACGTCCGCGGGCCGTTCCTCTTGATCCAGGCACTCGCACCGCACCTCGCCGAAGGCGGACGGGTGGTCACCCTGTCGAGTTCGCTGAGTCGGCATGTGAGCCCCGCCACCGCCGTCTATGCGGCATCCAAGGCGGCCGTTGAAGCCCTGTCGCGGAGTCTCGCGCTCGAGCTCGGACGACGCGGCATCCGCATCAACACGATCGCCCCCGGTCCGACGGCCACCGACTTCAACGGCGGCGCGATGCGCGACGACGCCGAACTGCGTGCCGGACTGAGCCAGCAGACCGCGCTCGGCAAGGTCGGTGAACCGGCGGAGATCGCCGACGCCGTCGTCACGCTCGTCGCGCCCGGCATGCGGTGGGTCACAGGTGAGCGCCTCGAGGTCTCCGGTGGAGTCCTCCTTTGA
- a CDS encoding TetR family transcriptional regulator: MRDAEATRSRILAAAIEEFAGHGFAGGRVDRIARGAGSNVRMIYAYFGGKSGLFDAALETALRTLANDVPPDPDDLAGWAGRVFDHHQERPDILRLSMWARLERPSALSEPSDVYSAKVDGVRVASPGALSPVDVLVFIYAIAQAWQLSPTGLTGLEGAHDDPRRIAAHRRAVVAAVEGMLRDV; this comes from the coding sequence ATGAGAGACGCGGAAGCCACCCGGTCGCGGATCCTGGCTGCGGCCATCGAGGAGTTCGCCGGGCACGGTTTCGCCGGTGGCCGGGTCGATCGGATCGCACGGGGCGCCGGGAGTAACGTGCGGATGATCTACGCGTACTTCGGGGGCAAGAGTGGTCTTTTCGATGCTGCACTCGAGACCGCGTTGCGCACGCTCGCGAACGATGTGCCCCCGGATCCCGACGACCTGGCCGGATGGGCGGGGAGAGTGTTCGACCACCACCAGGAACGTCCTGACATTCTCCGCCTGAGCATGTGGGCACGGCTGGAGCGACCTTCCGCGCTGTCTGAGCCCAGCGACGTGTATTCCGCCAAGGTGGACGGGGTGCGGGTGGCGAGCCCGGGCGCTCTGTCGCCGGTCGATGTCCTCGTCTTCATCTACGCGATCGCGCAGGCCTGGCAGCTCTCTCCGACCGGCCTCACGGGGCTCGAGGGCGCGCACGACGACCCCCGCCGCATCGCGGCGCATCGGCGCGCGGTCGTCGCAGCCGTCGAAGGCATGCTCCGCGACGTGTGA
- a CDS encoding CPBP family intramembrane glutamic endopeptidase: MTNTAPNWLLQTDEPVPSPRVPSGVEYHRVYAGEKRRILRGILAIILLVVGMAVFAQLFVVGARLVDTELLGRSGFTPLQQAAGALSLALLIPYCMLLQRLLYGVPFRSMHSVAGRFRYGVLGRALLAFGPVLLLVVAFGFLLGPVDQVPWSTFDLVAYFVIGMLLTPLAAAGEEYGFRGFMFRIIGGWTRDARLGAVIGIVIPTVLFSLFHGSLDPYILTSYLVLFGSLAIVTWRTGGLETAIVLHVVYNVAALVLSTTLHIDRGGALNSRGEIAGSVTTLIPGAVLILITAVVWWITRRTGPARTPALNSSADRPS; this comes from the coding sequence ATGACCAACACCGCGCCGAACTGGCTCCTCCAGACGGACGAACCCGTCCCGAGTCCTCGGGTTCCCTCTGGCGTCGAATACCACCGCGTATATGCCGGCGAGAAGCGCCGCATCCTCCGCGGCATCCTCGCGATCATCCTGCTGGTCGTCGGGATGGCCGTCTTCGCACAACTGTTCGTGGTGGGGGCGCGCCTTGTCGATACGGAGCTCCTGGGGCGCTCTGGTTTCACGCCGCTCCAGCAGGCCGCAGGCGCGCTGTCGCTTGCTCTGCTCATCCCCTACTGCATGCTGTTGCAGCGCCTGCTCTACGGAGTCCCCTTCCGGTCGATGCACTCCGTAGCCGGACGCTTCCGATACGGCGTGCTCGGACGAGCGCTGCTCGCCTTCGGCCCGGTGCTGCTCCTCGTCGTCGCCTTCGGCTTCCTCCTGGGGCCCGTCGACCAGGTGCCCTGGTCGACGTTCGACCTCGTCGCCTACTTCGTGATCGGCATGCTGCTCACGCCACTCGCGGCGGCCGGCGAAGAGTACGGCTTCCGCGGTTTCATGTTCCGCATCATCGGCGGATGGACGAGGGACGCCCGCCTCGGCGCGGTGATCGGCATCGTCATCCCCACGGTCCTCTTCTCGCTCTTCCACGGCTCGCTCGACCCGTACATCCTCACCTCCTACCTGGTGCTGTTCGGATCCTTGGCGATCGTCACCTGGCGTACCGGCGGGCTCGAGACCGCGATCGTCCTCCACGTCGTCTACAACGTGGCCGCCCTCGTGCTCAGCACGACGCTGCACATCGATCGCGGCGGCGCACTCAACAGCCGGGGAGAGATCGCCGGCTCCGTCACCACCCTCATCCCCGGCGCAGTACTGATCCTGATCACTGCTGTCGTCTGGTGGATCACGCGGAGGACCGGGCCTGCACGCACCCCTGCGCTGAACAGCTCAGCCGACCGTCCGTCGTGA
- a CDS encoding FAD-binding oxidoreductase: protein MTRDIDWDALASRLRDAMGERVLRPGGDSFATAVALWSAHPTHRPEIIARVESTADVRYVLESVPGDVPIAVRGGGHDWVGRARAEGGVTLDLSQLRGVRIDKTARTAMVQGGARLEDVIDAAAEHGLVAAVGTVNEVGFTGLALGGGYGPYLGILGLAADTIISAEVVLADGSIVTASDAENADLLWALRGGGGNFGVVTSLEISLEEVPAMLAGTVVFPTADMSEVLTSLDRVLPTFPDQLAVSPAIGSGPDGHAALLVTLHWSGEADEGAGWVRAIERLGTPLASTIGPATPQQALHALDGVFPSGRHYTLRTASLTGLTPEVIEVLADGERRRTSPLSAINIHHFHGAATRISADHSAWALREPHLMVEIIAATADTEGHDEQIAWADRILDALRPLALPAAYPNLLPPGDTARAAATYDSSISHLDAVKRDRDPTGRFTGIPIGLPHPHQQTNQGDHP from the coding sequence ATGACGAGAGACATCGATTGGGACGCATTGGCAAGCCGTCTGCGCGATGCGATGGGAGAGCGCGTGCTCCGGCCGGGAGGTGATTCGTTCGCGACGGCCGTCGCACTCTGGAGCGCACACCCGACGCATCGCCCGGAGATCATCGCCCGAGTCGAGAGCACTGCAGATGTCCGATACGTGCTCGAATCGGTCCCGGGCGACGTGCCGATCGCCGTCCGGGGAGGCGGCCATGACTGGGTCGGCCGAGCGCGGGCGGAGGGCGGCGTCACCCTCGACCTCTCGCAGCTGCGCGGCGTCCGGATCGACAAGACGGCACGAACCGCCATGGTCCAGGGCGGGGCCCGGCTGGAGGACGTGATCGATGCCGCCGCGGAACACGGCCTCGTCGCCGCAGTGGGCACGGTCAATGAGGTCGGCTTCACCGGGCTCGCCCTCGGCGGCGGATACGGTCCCTATCTCGGGATTCTCGGCCTCGCAGCCGACACCATCATCTCGGCAGAAGTCGTTCTTGCCGACGGGTCGATCGTGACAGCCTCCGATGCGGAGAACGCGGACCTCCTCTGGGCACTTCGCGGAGGGGGCGGGAACTTCGGCGTCGTCACCTCTCTGGAGATCTCCCTGGAGGAAGTCCCGGCCATGCTCGCCGGAACCGTCGTCTTTCCGACGGCCGACATGAGTGAAGTGCTCACCTCCCTCGACCGGGTCCTCCCCACCTTCCCCGATCAGCTCGCCGTCAGCCCCGCGATCGGCAGCGGCCCCGACGGCCACGCCGCGCTGCTCGTGACGCTGCACTGGAGCGGCGAAGCTGACGAGGGGGCGGGGTGGGTGCGAGCGATCGAACGTCTGGGAACGCCTCTGGCATCTACGATCGGACCCGCCACGCCACAGCAGGCGCTCCACGCGCTCGACGGCGTGTTCCCCTCCGGGCGTCACTACACACTCCGCACGGCATCCTTAACCGGCCTCACCCCCGAGGTCATCGAGGTTCTGGCTGACGGAGAGCGACGCCGCACGTCTCCGCTGAGCGCGATCAACATCCACCATTTCCACGGCGCCGCCACCCGCATCAGCGCCGACCATTCCGCATGGGCGCTCCGGGAACCGCACCTCATGGTCGAGATCATCGCAGCCACCGCCGACACGGAAGGTCACGACGAGCAGATCGCCTGGGCGGATCGGATTCTCGACGCACTCCGCCCCCTCGCCCTCCCTGCCGCCTACCCGAACCTTCTCCCACCCGGCGACACCGCACGCGCCGCCGCGACCTACGACAGCAGCATCTCCCACCTCGACGCTGTGAAACGAGACCGGGACCCGACAGGCAGGTTCACCGGCATCCCCATCGGGTTGCCTCATCCTCACCAGCAGACGAACCAAGGAGATCACCCATGA
- a CDS encoding SDR family oxidoreductase translates to MPRTTAFRRARWNSGSFEHLSIPLGTPGRPEDAAELIAFLASDRAGWLTGAEYRVDGGIIPTL, encoded by the coding sequence CTGCCGCGAACCACGGCATTTCGGCGAGCGAGATGGAACAGCGGATCGTTCGAGCACCTCTCGATTCCGCTCGGCACGCCGGGCAGGCCGGAGGACGCCGCCGAGCTCATCGCCTTCCTCGCCTCGGATCGGGCGGGTTGGCTGACCGGCGCCGAGTACCGCGTCGACGGCGGCATCATCCCCACGCTGTAG